One segment of Dehalococcoidia bacterium DNA contains the following:
- the speD gene encoding adenosylmethionine decarboxylase — MESVGRHLIMEMWGCNENLDSVEAVRCALIEATEACGATLLELFIHPFTPQGVTGVAVISESHILIHTWPELGYAAVDVFTCGKKVRPEEVAPVLQRYFAPGHVQVMEMKRGIVDTRARVPAGTLVR, encoded by the coding sequence ATGGAAAGTGTTGGTCGCCACCTCATCATGGAGATGTGGGGCTGTAACGAGAACCTCGACTCGGTCGAGGCCGTGCGGTGCGCGCTCATTGAAGCAACCGAGGCATGCGGCGCGACGCTGCTCGAGTTGTTCATTCATCCCTTCACGCCGCAAGGGGTTACCGGCGTTGCGGTGATCTCGGAGTCGCACATCTTGATCCACACCTGGCCCGAATTGGGCTATGCGGCGGTGGATGTCTTCACTTGCGGCAAAAAAGTGCGCCCAGAAGAAGTGGCGCCAGTGCTCCAGCGCTATTTCGCGCCCGGGCACGTTCAAGTCATGGAGATGAAGCGTGGAATTGTCGACACCCGAGCCCGTGTTCCCGCGGGAACACTGGTTCGCTGA
- a CDS encoding arginine decarboxylase, pyruvoyl-dependent produces MWQVPERYWVTSGAAEGGTELNAFDNALLAAGMGNLNLIRVSSILPKGAQRMYERPSHLVEGTLAPVVYSVAESATPGQVIASCVGIGRSKDQYGVIFEHAGAMTAAEAERIVRQQVEEAFARRGLDLHELILESCEHRVERHGCTVAAVMLW; encoded by the coding sequence ATGTGGCAAGTTCCTGAGCGGTACTGGGTCACCTCCGGCGCCGCTGAGGGCGGCACCGAACTGAACGCCTTCGACAATGCGCTCCTCGCAGCAGGAATGGGCAACCTGAACCTGATCCGAGTGAGCAGCATCTTGCCGAAAGGCGCGCAGCGGATGTATGAGCGGCCGAGCCATCTGGTCGAAGGGACCCTCGCCCCCGTGGTCTATTCGGTCGCAGAAAGCGCCACTCCGGGCCAAGTGATCGCAAGCTGCGTCGGGATCGGGCGGTCGAAGGACCAGTACGGCGTCATCTTCGAGCATGCCGGCGCGATGACAGCGGCTGAGGCTGAGCGGATCGTCCGGCAGCAGGTCGAAGAGGCGTTCGCGCGCCGCGGGCTGGATTTGCACGAGCTCATCCTAGAGTCGTGCGAGCATCGCGTGGAACGGCATGGCTGCACGGTTGCAGCCGTCATGCTCTGGTAA
- a CDS encoding bis-aminopropyl spermidine synthase family protein: protein MYARLAALVSERTAIPTTERDIERILAALPAAADIWQAVDLAKCPFNQVVETVRVLAADGLADVGETSIALTERGRALAAERNAVPPPSLRCAACAGRGVSDEQLAEARRRFDAIAEGRPRPIAVYDQAYVTTDTVFARLAAFADRGDLAGRDLIVLGDDDLIGIAAALTGLPNRVVVVEIDERLNEFIRQVAAAERLALDVLTVDLRDPLPSSLAGAFHTFFTDPPDTLAGLELFIGRGLESLRGAGCAGYFGMTVIESSFRNWRALQARLTGYYRVAITDIVRDFSTYENWDYLVGSVRDDLPPLRRPPLTHWYRSSLYRIETFEDSVLAAAPVDEATLYVGAESLLHTKRDSDVASS from the coding sequence TTGTATGCCCGGCTAGCTGCCCTTGTCAGCGAACGAACCGCGATCCCGACGACAGAACGGGATATCGAGCGGATCCTGGCCGCCCTCCCGGCTGCGGCCGACATCTGGCAGGCGGTGGATCTCGCGAAGTGTCCGTTCAACCAAGTTGTCGAGACGGTGCGGGTGCTCGCTGCCGACGGGCTCGCCGACGTCGGAGAGACGTCGATCGCGCTCACTGAACGAGGACGAGCGCTTGCCGCCGAGCGGAACGCGGTTCCGCCGCCCTCGCTGCGCTGCGCCGCCTGCGCTGGGCGCGGCGTCAGCGACGAGCAGCTTGCCGAGGCGCGCCGCCGCTTTGACGCTATCGCGGAGGGACGTCCCCGTCCCATTGCCGTCTACGACCAAGCCTACGTCACGACAGACACCGTCTTTGCGCGCCTCGCCGCCTTTGCCGACCGCGGGGATCTCGCCGGGCGCGACCTGATCGTCCTCGGCGACGACGACCTGATCGGGATCGCAGCCGCGCTGACCGGCCTGCCGAACCGCGTGGTGGTCGTCGAGATCGATGAGCGGCTGAATGAGTTCATCCGGCAGGTGGCAGCGGCTGAGCGCTTGGCCCTCGACGTTCTCACCGTTGACCTGCGCGACCCTCTTCCATCTTCGCTCGCGGGCGCCTTCCATACCTTTTTCACCGACCCGCCCGATACGCTCGCCGGCCTCGAACTGTTCATTGGTCGCGGCCTAGAGTCGCTGCGCGGTGCCGGCTGTGCCGGCTACTTCGGGATGACGGTCATTGAGTCGTCGTTCCGCAATTGGCGCGCCCTTCAGGCGCGGCTGACCGGCTATTACCGGGTTGCGATCACCGACATCGTTCGCGACTTCAGCACCTACGAGAACTGGGACTATCTCGTGGGCAGCGTGCGCGACGACCTGCCGCCGCTCCGTCGGCCGCCGCTCACGCACTGGTACCGGTCGTCGCTCTACCGGATCGAAACATTCGAGGACTCGGTCCTCGCCGCCGCGCCGGTCGATGAGGCGACCCTCTACGTCGGCGCGGAGAGCCTACTCCACACCAAGAGGGATTCCGATGTGGCAAGTTCCTGA
- a CDS encoding class I SAM-dependent methyltransferase, which produces MATTEFRGPQEEAGRARMAAVDLEHPPEKPVITMENVYDEETPYEQWLMRLVWTDARRAIPILMEWVNSMPAFDGPADDSDVLPPGAPPFERPMHWLKTPIHYTPLWDPKWVRTYYVGNNYFTFTQPERVKPLFERIYAHERPKRILDMGCGVGPSTIALAELFPDAEVIGIDLGSHFIRFARGWAARRGVKNAFFYAQHAGATSFPDNSFDIVNESYVLHEQPQPEAQKIVAEMKRLLRPGGRFSCIDVIYDETEEARRARVERAKGPEPFLGEYMKLNLEQHLRAMGFVNINRINGWQQIAPGYPGGPWDCMVITGMKP; this is translated from the coding sequence ATGGCCACAACAGAATTTCGCGGTCCTCAGGAAGAAGCCGGGCGCGCCCGCATGGCGGCAGTCGACCTCGAGCACCCGCCAGAGAAGCCGGTCATCACCATGGAAAATGTCTACGACGAGGAGACGCCCTACGAGCAGTGGCTGATGCGGTTGGTGTGGACGGACGCGCGGCGGGCGATCCCGATCTTGATGGAGTGGGTGAACAGCATGCCGGCGTTCGACGGCCCTGCCGATGACTCGGACGTCCTGCCGCCCGGCGCGCCGCCCTTCGAGCGCCCCATGCACTGGCTGAAGACGCCGATCCACTACACCCCGCTCTGGGACCCGAAATGGGTGCGCACCTACTACGTCGGCAACAACTACTTCACGTTCACCCAGCCGGAGCGGGTCAAGCCGCTGTTCGAGCGGATCTACGCCCATGAGCGCCCGAAGCGCATCCTCGACATGGGCTGCGGCGTCGGCCCCTCGACGATCGCGCTCGCTGAGCTGTTCCCCGATGCGGAGGTGATCGGGATCGACCTCGGCTCGCACTTCATCCGCTTCGCTCGCGGCTGGGCAGCGCGGCGTGGGGTCAAGAACGCCTTCTTCTACGCCCAGCATGCCGGCGCGACGAGCTTCCCGGACAATTCGTTCGACATCGTCAACGAGAGCTACGTCCTCCACGAGCAGCCGCAGCCGGAAGCGCAGAAGATCGTTGCCGAGATGAAGCGGCTGCTGCGGCCCGGCGGGCGGTTCTCGTGCATTGATGTCATCTACGACGAGACGGAAGAGGCGCGCCGAGCGCGTGTTGAGCGCGCGAAAGGGCCAGAGCCGTTCCTCGGCGAGTACATGAAGCTGAACCTCGAGCAGCACCTGCGGGCCATGGGCTTCGTCAATATCAACCGGATCAACGGCTGGCAGCAGATTGCGCCCGGCTATCCGGGTGGCCCGTGGGACTGCATGGTGATCACCGGCATGAAGCCGTAA